Proteins encoded by one window of uncultured Draconibacterium sp.:
- the rpiB gene encoding ribose 5-phosphate isomerase B codes for MKNLEGKVIALASDHAGFAKKQVIKKFLADNNISAEDLGCYTDESVDYPVYAHKIGDAIESGKYEIGISFCGSGQGISIAANKHQGVRSAVCWSTEIAALARQHNNANICAIPGRFVSDEEAIAIVNTFLSTDFEGGRHARRVDLIPVK; via the coding sequence ATGAAGAATTTAGAAGGAAAAGTAATAGCGCTTGCCAGCGATCATGCAGGTTTCGCTAAAAAACAGGTAATCAAGAAATTCTTAGCCGATAACAACATTTCAGCTGAGGACTTAGGATGTTATACAGATGAAAGTGTTGATTACCCGGTTTATGCACATAAAATTGGTGATGCCATTGAAAGTGGAAAATACGAGATTGGTATCAGTTTTTGCGGAAGCGGACAAGGTATTAGCATTGCAGCAAATAAACACCAGGGAGTGCGTTCGGCAGTGTGTTGGAGTACAGAAATTGCAGCTTTGGCACGTCAGCATAACAACGCAAATATTTGTGCCATACCAGGTCGTTTTGTATCTGATGAAGAAGCGATTGCCATTGTAAATACTTTTTTAAGCACCGATTTCGAAGGAGGACGTCACGCCCGTAGGGTTGATCTAATTCCGGTAAAATAA
- a CDS encoding polysaccharide biosynthesis C-terminal domain-containing protein, with the protein MNSFKKLASDTAIYGVSSIVGRFLNWWLVPYYSFMFLPGEYGVVTNMYAYVAFLLVLLTYGMETSYFRFASKSDDPEKVYSTSMISLFFTTFSFVLLAAAFRQQIAGFIQYPNHPEYILWFAIILGIDAFTAIPFARLRLKNRPIKFAFIKLVNIAFNIGFNILFISLCPRILANNPDSFISMIYSADIGVGYVFISNLLASIITLVLLLPEIFKISIRFDKQLLQKMLSYGFPILIVGLTGMINQNIDKVLIPFLVPEDQDPMFQLGIYGANYKLAVLMNMFIQAFRYAFEPFFFAREGSKDDPKVYATVMKYFVIFGLIIFLGMVLFIDVVKVIVDSNYHEGLKVVPIVLMANLFYGMYFTLSLWYKLTDKTRFGAYMALTGAAITLILNLALVPVIGYMGSAIAVFCCFLVMLIMSFVLGQKHYPVPYDLKRIASYFLAAIVIVIAAQFTLDLTPLFKYFLNTIFVFAFILVVFKLEKNELKRFIPFINKA; encoded by the coding sequence TTGAATTCTTTTAAAAAATTAGCAAGCGATACAGCTATTTACGGTGTTAGCAGCATTGTGGGCCGCTTTTTAAACTGGTGGCTTGTCCCCTACTACTCGTTTATGTTTTTGCCCGGCGAATACGGCGTGGTAACCAACATGTATGCGTATGTGGCATTTTTACTGGTACTGCTCACTTACGGAATGGAAACCTCGTATTTCAGGTTTGCCTCAAAAAGCGACGATCCGGAGAAAGTGTACTCCACATCAATGATTTCCTTGTTTTTTACAACATTTTCGTTTGTATTGCTGGCCGCTGCTTTCCGGCAGCAAATTGCCGGTTTTATTCAGTATCCCAATCATCCGGAATATATTCTGTGGTTTGCCATAATTTTAGGTATCGATGCATTTACAGCTATTCCATTTGCCCGACTTCGTTTAAAAAACCGCCCAATAAAATTTGCCTTTATTAAACTGGTAAACATTGCTTTTAATATTGGCTTTAATATTTTATTTATTTCATTGTGCCCAAGGATTTTAGCTAATAATCCTGATTCGTTTATTTCAATGATCTATTCGGCCGATATCGGTGTAGGGTATGTTTTTATTTCCAACTTATTGGCTTCGATAATTACCCTTGTTTTATTACTTCCTGAGATCTTTAAAATCTCGATCCGTTTCGATAAACAATTGTTGCAAAAAATGTTGAGCTACGGATTTCCAATTCTGATTGTGGGTTTAACAGGAATGATCAATCAAAACATCGATAAAGTATTGATACCATTTTTGGTTCCTGAAGATCAGGATCCGATGTTCCAGCTGGGAATTTACGGCGCCAACTACAAGCTGGCAGTACTGATGAACATGTTTATACAGGCATTTCGCTACGCTTTTGAACCGTTTTTCTTTGCCCGCGAGGGGTCGAAAGACGATCCAAAAGTTTATGCAACGGTAATGAAGTATTTTGTCATTTTTGGGTTAATTATTTTCCTGGGAATGGTGCTGTTCATCGATGTGGTTAAAGTAATTGTAGACAGTAATTATCACGAAGGACTCAAAGTTGTGCCGATTGTATTGATGGCCAACCTTTTTTACGGTATGTATTTTACGCTATCGTTGTGGTATAAATTAACCGACAAAACCCGTTTTGGTGCTTATATGGCACTAACCGGTGCTGCAATAACGCTTATTTTAAACCTAGCTCTGGTTCCGGTAATTGGATACATGGGATCGGCAATTGCAGTTTTTTGCTGCTTCCTTGTAATGCTCATTATGTCGTTCGTACTTGGTCAGAAACATTATCCGGTACCTTACGATTTGAAACGAATTGCCAGCTATTTTCTGGCCGCTATTGTTATTGTAATTGCAGCACAATTTACACTTGATTTAACACCGTTATTCAAATATTTTCTGAATACTATTTTTGTTTTTGCCTTTATTTTAGTGGTTTTTAAACTGGAGAAAAATGAACTTAAGCGATTTATACCATTTATAAATAAAGCTTAA